The following coding sequences are from one Venturia canescens isolate UGA chromosome 5, ASM1945775v1, whole genome shotgun sequence window:
- the LOC122410932 gene encoding uncharacterized protein produces MCARLLSCPLCSQPGFVTLDALRAGLVSVATRPLACPVCDETLLGIDKLTIHLFGHTINATSRGDAQKSQVINHDSRNHEETAASEQNWNVPNNPPLLCERTPTDDMADEKLAFVPLSNLNSSNSVAAIVLNKNANSTPTTVGSSQSYATVSEDMENHVNRIIFVPNLRQQQFHSPTRRNCSGTLTNGEIYESPGPLLFQNPMQNDAPALTLPSQTCSKKSSRKINTDEIYQSDHFIKNSNVGMSEEKIDVQEHYSETWIENLLQDNSEKSPEDRDKSPSEEKKKYSMKNSLDLSKDEKFSYSQVNINQGQSSNMKESQFHSQNSDNQRSEAVFKGNHPINLTSANVLPQLKALRLLAMKDKTERCNICGIPVPDRNILSLHKQVVHMIAEKDINTMPEELLKNYPCHLCTKIFKNRGSLMVHMRIAHIGYNFSFDGVSLAKDKDIDGSCCENGYNCPTCGKNFRKEQHVTQHLKTHEGKQWECDICSKMFTTKYFLKKHKRLHSGEMPYKCTLCDKTFTFQQSYHKHRLYHKDDKPHTCATCGRSFKELSTLHNHERIHTGEKPFVCETCGKCFRQRVSYLVHRRIHTGVMPYKCDACGKSFRYKVSQRTHKCPIQPEDSGASVAEAGTTNASLASSSCGDSSAVTKSSIFVQNDGMTEISTSDNKFILIVNTQGQPMLARESDVRTNFLNESQSESQENNKVNEDGDNELWKNLSCKNASKDSTNSHPMEKCTGPEEKLSTNDANDFFSIVMSPLENDLSSPSSEMEHLRLSSPRNDETRQNDSVEICENDPSNILQNDLSNAIEGIFRNNCSNNSPLETINEESLKQLLYGIDRKS; encoded by the exons ATGTGCGCTCGATTGCTATCCTGTCCGCTGTGTTCTCAACCTGGTTTCGTGACGCTTGACGCCCTAAGAGCGGGCCTCGTGAGCGTTGCCACAAGACCTCTTGCCTGCCCGGTCTGTGACGAGACTCTTCTGGGCATTGATAAACTTACCATTCATCTTTTCGGTCACACCATCAATGCTACTAGTCGCGGCGATGCCCAAAAATCTCAAGTGATCAACCACGACAGCAGAAATCATGAAGAAACTGCAGCTTCGGAACAGAACTGGAACGTCCCGAACAATCCTCCCCTTTTGTGCGAGAGGACTCCAACCGATGACATGGCAGATGAGAAACTTGCTTTTGTTCCCCTCTCCAATTTGAATTCTTCAAATTCTGTTGCTGCGAtagttttaaataaaaatgcaaattcaACGCCGACTACAGTTGGAAGTTCACAAAGTTATGCTACGGTATCCGAGGACATGGAAAACCACGTTAACCGCATAATATTTGTGCCAAATTTGAGGCAACAACAATTCCATTCTCCAACAAGACGAAATTGTTCAGGGACCTTGACGAATGGGGAAATTTATGAATCACCGGGTCCACTGTTATTTCAAAATCCTATGCAAAATGATGCCCCGGCGTTGACATTGCCTTCTCAAACGTGCTCGAAAAAAAGTTCTCGTAAAATCAATACTGATGAAATTTATCAAAGTgatcattttattaaaaattcaaacgttggcatgagcgaagaaaaaattgatgttcAGGAGCACTATTCCGAGACTTGGATAGAAAATTTGTTGCAAGATAACAGCGAAAAATCTCCAGAGGATCGTGACAAATCCCCTTctgaagaaaagaagaaatattcaatgaaaaattctttagaTTTATCcaaggatgaaaaattttcctaCTCGCAAGTGAACATCAATCAGGGTCAAAGTTCCAATATGAAAGAAAGTCAATTTCATTCACAAAATTCTGATAATCAAAGGAGCGAAGCAGTGTTTAAGGGAAACCATCCGATCAATCTGACTTCCGCTAATGTTTTACCTCAGCTGAAAGCGCTGAGGCTTCTCGCCATGAAGGACAAAACAGAACGCTGCAATATTTGTGGCATCCCCGTACCTGATCGCAATATTCTCAGTCTGCACAAACAGGTTGTACATATGATTGCTGAAAAGGATATCAACACAATGCCTGAAGAGCTCTTGAAGAATTATCCCTGTCATCTGTGcactaaaatatttaaaaatcggGGCAGTTTGATGGTTCACATGAGGATCGCACATATCGGATACAATTTCA GTTTTGATGGAGTATCTTTGGCCAAAGATAAAGATATCGACGGATCCTGTTGCGAGAACGGCTACAACTGTCCAACATGTGGGAAAAACTTCAGAAAA GAACAACACGTGACCCAACATTTGAAGACTCACGAGGGTAAACAATGGGAATGTGACATTTGTAGCAAAATGTTTACGacaaagtattttttgaagAAGCACAAACGTCTTCACTCCGGCGAGATGCCTTACAAATGTACTTTGTGCGACAAGACTTTTACGTTCCAACAATCATATCACAAACACAGATTGTATCACAAAGATGACAAGCCACATACTTGCGCGACTTGTGGCAGATCTTTCAAGGAACTATCGACTTTGCACAATCACGAGCGAATACACACCGGTGAAAAACCATTTGTTTGTGAAACATGCG gaAAATGCTTTCGTCAGCGGGTTTCGTACTTGGTCCATCGTCGAATACACACGGGAGTAATGCCATACAAATGTGATGCATGTGGAAAAAGTTTTCGGTACAAG GTCAGTCAAAGAACGCACAAATGTCCGATACAACCGGAAGATTCGGGTGCTTCAGTCGCGGAAGCTGGGACAACAAACGCGTCTCTGGCATCAAGTTCGTGCGGAGATTCTTCGGCAGTGACGAAGAGCAGTATTTTTGTACAAAACGACGGAATGACAGAAATTTCAACGAGCGACAACAAGTTTATTCTCATTGTAAATACTCAAGGTCAACCGATGCTTGCCAGAGAATCGGACGTAAGAACGAATTTTCTCAACGAAAGCCAAAGTGAGAGccaggaaaataataaagtgAATGAGGACGGCGACAACGAgttgtggaaaaatttatctTGCAAAAACGCTTCAAAAGACTCAACGAATTCGCATCCCATGGAAAAATGCACGGGCCCCGAGGAAAAATTATCAACTAACGAtgccaacgattttttttcgatagtcaTGTCGCCGttggaaaatgatttatcaTCGCCTTCATCCGAAATGGAACATTTGCGTCTTTCTTCTCCCAGAAACGACGAAACGAGACAAAATGATTCCGTTGAAATTTGCGAAAATGACCCTTCAAACATTCTTCAGAATGATCTGAGCAACGCTATTGAAGgcatttttcgtaacaattgTTCCAACAATAGTCCACTCGAAACCATTAACGAGGAATCTCTCAAACAATTGCTTTATGGCATAGACAGAAAATCTTGA